In Pseudopipra pipra isolate bDixPip1 chromosome 5, bDixPip1.hap1, whole genome shotgun sequence, the following proteins share a genomic window:
- the CHADL gene encoding chondroadherin-like protein, translated as MRLSWGLLLLAAALGGAGAARCPAPCVCDNLRAHVLCLNGSLVAIPDTIPELTKKLDLRGNSFSVIPAGAFLATPYLTHLDLQHCKVERLEEGAFRGLGRLVYLNLASNSIALLYQESLDGLSSLQQLILEGNRIEEIQPGAFGHLGSLTVLDLRANALVYLPDMVFQGLQVLRWLRLSHNALHVLGSEAFAALPALRRLSLDHNELQALPGEALARLDGATRLDLGHNPITYVAEEALAMASLRHLFLDHASLQDVAPDAFARSPQLRVLDLRENQLQGLPPLAGAGGLARVSLHGNPLLCSCLLRPFHNWLARARVQAEGACAAPPALRGRPLDSLKPPEMRCSRLWPPPSPSRPSEQPRAAGSRRCPQGCVCSPDFHHGSCENRNLQEIPQDFPGDTRLLDLRRNTFRTVPPDAFPGLEELVSLHLQSCSIRALQPGALRGLESLVYLYLTDNRLSTLAAAAFEGAPQLAYLDLDRNAFTRMPAGAFQLLPNLISLHLQHNAIGELAEGDLAGARGLRWLYLTGNAIRHIAPAALAPAKMLEKLQLEGNHLVEVPTAALRGLSALSELKLSRNPIKRMGDGVFLPVASSLQHLYLDNMGLEQISPHAFAGLGPKIRSLYLERNKMSNIPDMSNFTSLEILNLQDVPFHCDCQLLPLRRWINKLNLRVGATCGSPAEAQGLKVKLSTTFQTCPGWGQGEAGEANPEKTMAASKPSKKKRSGKSPARGFNKSRA; from the exons ATGAGGCTGTCCTGGGGGCTcctcctgctggcagcagccctggggggaGCGGGTGCTGCCCGCTGCCCTGCACCCTGTGTCTGCGACAACCTCCGTGCCCACGTCCTGTGCCTCAATGGGAGCCTGGTGGCCATCCCTGACACCATCCCAGAG CTCACCAAAAAGCTAGACCTTCGGGGCAACAGCTTCTCGGTCATCCCAGCAGGAGCCTTCCTTGCCACCCCCTACCTCACACACTTAGACCTGCAGCACTGCAAGGtggagaggctggaggaaggGGCTTTCCGAGGGCTGGGAAGGCTGGTCTACCTTAACCTGGCCTCCAACAGTATAGCCCTTCTGTACCAGGAATCCCTGGATGGGTTGTcctccctccagcagctcaTCCTGGAGGGGAACCGCATTGAGGAGATCCAGCCAGGTGCTTTTGGCCATCTGGGGTCCCTCACTGTCCTTGACTTGAGGGCAAATGCCTTGGTCTACCTCCCAGACATGGTCTTCCAGGGTCTGCAGGTGCTTAGGTGGCTCCGGCTGTCCCACAACGCCCTCCATGTGCTGGGAAGCGAGGCCTttgctgccctgcctgccctgcgTAGGCTGAGCCTGGACCACAACGAGCTGCAGGCATTGCCTGGCGaggccctggccaggctggatggggctaCCCGGCTGGACCTGGGCCACAACCCCATCACCTACGTGGCTGAGGAGGCCCTGGCCATGGCCTCGCTGAGGCACCTCTTCCTGGACCATGCTTCCCTCCAGGACGTGGCACCGGACGCCTTTGCCCGCAGCCCCCAGCTGCGTGTGCTGGACCTCCGCGAAAAccagctgcaggggctgccaCCCctggccggggccggggggctggCGAGGGTCAGCCTGCACGGGaaccctctgctctgctcctgcctcctgcgCCCCTTCCACAACTGGCTGGCGAGGGCACGGGTGCAGGCTGAAGGTGCCTGTGCTGCACCCCCTGCCCTCCGAGGCCGGCCCCTTGACTCCCTGAAGCCCCCTGAGATGAGATGCAGTCGCCTCTggccaccccccagccccagcagacCATCAGAGCAGCCAAGGGCAGCCGGCAGCAGGCGGTGCCCCCAGGGGTGCGTCTGCTCCCCCGATTTCCATCATGGGTCCTGTGAGAACAGGAACCTACAGGAGATCCCCCAGGacttccctggggacacccGCCTTCTCGACCTGCGCAGAAACACCTTCAGGACAGTGCCACCAGATGCCTTCCCTGgcctggaggagctggtgtccctccacctgcagagctgcagcatcaGGGCCCTGCAACCCGGGGCACTGCGGGGGCTGGAGAGCCTGGTCTACCTGTACCTCACCGACAACCGCCTCTCCACcttggcagctgctgcctttgagGGGGCCCCACAGCTGGCCTACCTCGACCTGGATCGCAATGCCTTCACCCGTATGCCCGCGGGCgccttccagctcctgcccaaCCTCATCTCCCTCCACCTGCAGCACAACGCCATCGGGGAGCTGGCAGAGGGTGACCTGGCCGGAGCCAGGGGGCTGCGTTGGCTCTACCTCACTGGGAATGCCATCAGGCACATCGcccctgctgccctggctcctgcCAAGATGCTGGAGaaactgcagctggagggaaaCCACCTGGTGGAGGtgcccacagcagccctgcGGGGCCTGTCTGCCCTGAGTGAGCTAAAGCTGTCCCGAAACCCCATCAAGCGCATGGGGGATGGTGTCTTCCTGCCGGTGGCCTCCAGTCTGCAGCACTTGTATCTGGACAACATGGGCCTGGAGCAG ATTTCCCCTCATGCCTTTGCTGGCCTTGGTCCCAAGATCAGAAGCCTCTACCTGGAGAGAAACAAGATGAGCAACATCCCCGATATGAGCAACTTCACGAGTCTGGAGATCCTCAACCTGCAGGATGTACCTTTCCACTGCGACTGCCAGCTCCTTCCCCTGCGCAG GTGGATCAACAAACTCAACCTCCGTGTAGGGGCCACCTGTGGGTCCCCTGCAGAAGCCCAGGGGCTGAAGGTAAAGCTTTCCACCACTTTCCaaacctgccctggctggggcCAAGGTGAGGCTGGGGAAGCCAATCCTGAGAAGACTATGGCTGCAAGCAAGCCCAGCAAGAAAAAGAGATCAGGAAAATCTCCAGCCAGAGGCTTCAACAAGAGCAGAGCTTAA